The following proteins come from a genomic window of Leishmania major strain Friedlin complete genome, chromosome 3:
- a CDS encoding conserved hypothetical protein (previous protein_id=AAM69039.1) produces MAAPASSATLPSVLQLTANTSAGGKRPSRAVTMPALKQAAKAAAAAPSPSPSFHVFADLPDHLLCSPDNSVWVYAQHTLSFLTSEAAAQAKLGRKVQRMMREAQRQYDISCAFFHSMSSDEQMAEVLRVGSGGGALSLPPAMTAATGTPAKSDRKRLTGVHRALRDAWPTWRGPNMSDAANSLTAREVGGAGESESSENRYSAGLRVNIVLDIVASRKTLRTVPLRSRPYRLAEYLYQLVMQPSATQRATAAPALGDMASHVRSLIIGISDADTTLVGCHIVCPYRHLTSPTPMMMRLRRAIEGAADQERARALAAAEAANTTVSGLDTQWQASSAAAAAEAAASDAAPSPLRSLVASHLAHYRRVDALFPAPYVRVPPQSLEQIDQNRLILCTPGKLLDG; encoded by the coding sequence ATGGCCGCTCCGGCGTCCTCTGCGACGCTGCCttcggtgctgcagctgacggcGAACACCAGTGCGGGTGGCAAGCGTCCATCGCGTGCCGTCACGATGCCGGCGCTCAAGcaggccgccaaggcggccgcagcggccccGTCACCTTCTCCGTCCTTTCATGTCTTCGCCGACCTCCCcgaccacctcctctgctcCCCAGACAACTCGGTGTGGGTGTACGCGCAGCACACGTTGTCTTTCCTCACCTCcgaggcagccgcgcaggCAAAGCTGGGTCGGAAAGTGCAGCGCATGATGcgggaggcgcagcggcagtacGACATCAGCTGCGCCTTCTTTCACTCGATGTCGAGCGACGAACAGATGGCAGAGGTCCTGCGCGtaggcagcggtggcggggcgCTGTCGCTACCTCCGGCcatgacggcggcgacggggaCACCCGCCAAGAGCGACCGGAAACGGCTGACAGGTGTGCACCGCGCGTTGCGAGACGCGTGGCCGACGTGGCGCGGACCCAACAtgagcgacgccgccaaCAGTCTCACCGCGCGTGAGGTGGGGGGCGCCGGTGAGAGCGAATCGTCAGAGAACCGTTACTCGGCCGGACTCCGCGTGAACATCGTCCTTGACATTGTTGCATCTCGCAAGACCCTCCGcaccgtgccgctgcgcagccggcCGTACCGCCTCGCCGAGTACCTGTACCAGCTCGTCATGCAGCCTTCGGCCACGCAGcgggcaacagcagcaccagcgctggGAGACATGGCGTCGCATGTGCGCTCGCTCATTATCGGCATCAGTGACGCGGACACAACTCTTGTCGGCTGCCACATTGTGTGTCCGTATCGCCACCTGACGTCCCCTACGCCAATGATGATGCGATTGCGTCGCGCGATCGAGGGGGCAGCGGATCAGGAACGAGCCCGCgctctcgccgctgccgaagcTGCCAACACCACCGTGAGTGGTCTCGATACACAATGGCAGGCgtcatcagcagcagcggcagcggaggctgctgccagcgacgccgccccctccccgctaCGCAGCTTGGTAGCCAGTCATCTGGCACACTACCGCCGCGTCGATGCGTTGTTTCCCGCACCATACGTCCGAgtgccgccgcagtcgctgGAGCAGATCGATCAGAATCGGCTCATTCTCTGCACACCCGGCAAGTTGCTGGACGGCTGA